A window of Ciconia boyciana chromosome 9, ASM3463844v1, whole genome shotgun sequence genomic DNA:
CGAGAAGAAGGGGGGACCCCAGCAGGCCCCGGAGGAGGAGGGCGAGGAGAGGCTGCGGAGGGATTGTGGGGGGCTCTGGCAGCAATGCCCGCTCCGGGGTGCCCAGCCTCGCTGGGACATGGCACTTTGGTTTCCGCTGGGATTTCGGGTTGGGAACGCgaggaaggagctggagagaCCCTCGCCCACCGGGGATGGGACCCCGATGCCATGCTCAGTGCCGGAGGAGAGCCACATCtctcctgccacctcctccagcctggtGCCGgagccagcacccagcacccagcgcCCCGGGCTCTGCCTCCCCGCAGGGACCGGGACCtcaggcaggctgtccccatgccaccaacactgtcccccagccccagctgtgaTGGGGACAGTGATAGGAAACCCAAGAAGGGGAGCTGTGGGCGGCCACGGGGACCTGATCTGGCAGAGGACTGTGCCTGGCCACTCCggcaccccgtgtccccaagctgccccacagccaccgGGGTGTCCCTACCCCCCGGCCAGGCTGTGCCGGCACCACACGGCTCATCCGTCTGCCATCTCCCAGATGCCACAAAGCCACCAAAGGACACGGCTCAGGGCACATGTCCCCTGGCTCCCTGCACGCCCCAACACCATTTTGGAGCAAAACCCCGTGGAAGCACCCGCTGCTCCGGCCAGCACCTCCCTGGCCGCCACGGCCCCCTCTGCGCCCGCAGAACTCCGGCCCCGCGACCGCGCCGCTGCTGCCATCCTCCCCGCATCACTAATTTTTGGGAAATATTACACTTTAAAGCTGTCGTTCTGGTTTGGACGTCTGCTAGAGCCACGCcgcctgtcccctccctccctcggcTTTTGGTTTCAATGCAAGGTTCTGTagggtatttttattattattttaaaaaaaaaaaagaaagaaaataataattaaaataaagcaaaaaagaagggAGTGGAAACGAGAGCAGACTCTGTGGAAATGCTCTCGTCCGCGGTTTCCCGGCGAGGCGGAGGTAGAGAGGCAGAGCCCCGGCgtggagcggggctgggggcacgcGGGGACACGCGCggtgggaagggcagggacGGGATGGACACCTGGGAGAGCAGGCGGCCCCGCAGCAGGTGCATCTGCAATACTCTTATATATTACCTCTTCTGAGGAAACGTAAGAAAAATAGACAATATTACATATGTCACACCATAAATAAAGTGAACAGTCACTCGAGGGGCACCCGGCAAAACTCCCAGCCTCGGGGTGCAAAGAAACCCCCCGGGGGGATGCACTGAGGTCTTGGGGTGCACAGAACCCCCCCGGGGGGATGCACTGAAGCCTCGGGGTGCACAGAAACCCCCCGGGGGGATGCACTGAGGTCTTGGGGTGCACAGaaccccccaccccgggggatGCACCGAGACTTCGGGGTGCACAAAGCTGCAGCAAGGCTCGGTGTTGGTGGCACGGGGCCGGTAACGTCGCCTTGGGGGTGCCCCACGCACCAAGCTCTGCTGCAgcgcggcacggcacggcacggcacggccatCGCAGGAGGCAGCTGCGAAGGCAGCGCCAGCAGCCGGGCCCCTGGGTGACTGGCAACAAAACCGACCCGGCCCCAagcccttccttccctcctcttcctcccctacAGAAAACACACAGGATGGTTTTTGCAAATGCGGAAAAACTACAGCTCCTATCGAGCACACGAGTTCTGTTTGCCTCCGGCCAGCCTCGCTCCCCCACGCCACAGCCTCCAGCGGGTTCTCATCATCTTTTATTTGGCAAATGTCTCTTATTATTATcactatcattattattattattttttggaCCTCTGCAAAACACTATTTACATTCACATTAGCGTACAGCACTCCTGCCCCACGCGGGGCTTCCCTCCTTGGAGCCGGGGGACTTTCTGTATTGCACTCCCGTCCTCTGCGCTTTGTACAATGATGcgagaaatacaaaataatcaTCAACATCGTCCTTGGCTGCCTCCTCGGCCAGGAAGGAGGTGGCGCTcgcttttctttcctttcctttcctttttcctcttaaaaatcCTTGCAAAATAAATCCGATGCGGGGCGTGGGAGCAGCCCGgcagcgaggggctgggggggtccggCTGCAGGCGGCCCCCGACGGCTTCAGGAAGGGAGAAACCCAAAATCTgtcttttaatctctttttttattctctttttccagggcggcggcgggcagagGTAGAGATGTGCCGGCTCCGGCTGCGCCCACCCGGGCGGTTCTCAGCCACCATCTCCCCCTCCCACGCCTCGGggacttgcttttttttaaaaaaaaaaaaaaaacctttttttttttttgctttattttaatagaaactCTTTAAAGCCCCAGGGGCACGTCCGTCCATCcttgcagggaggggaaggaagcgACAACAGAACGAAACAAACTTTGGCAGTGGAGAGACGTTTGGATCTTCCTTGGTTTTGGATTTCCTTTGGAGCAGAGGTGAGTCTGGTCTGTTCTTGGCTAGCTAGCAAGGTAGTTACAGGTGAGCATCCGTCACGCGGCTTGACTTGGCGTCGTCTGgtttttggatttttctttttttttttttctttttttttccttttttacaatTTCTTACTTAAAGCCAAAGAGTCCGacgttttcttttttattttctttatttttttttttacaaaaaaaaaaaaagaaaaaaaaggaagagagacgaagaaaagaagtttctttcctcctgcaagCGAGCCCCTCAGCAGTGCCGAtgcgggccggggctgggccggcCTCTCCCCACGTCACTGCGTGGCGAGGCTGCAGCCAAATCCCtcatccagaaagaaaaaaaggaaaaaaaaaaccccaaaaaaacaacaacaccccccccccgaaCCACAATCCCCCAACCGAtagaaaaccaaccaaaaaaagccaaaacaaagaCCGAAGAGAGAACAGAGAAGATCGGTATTTGCCTTAACTCCACTTAAAGCCCAGTTTGAGGATCCGTGAGGATTATTTGTGAGAGCTAGAGAGGTCGTTTCGGAGGTCACACGAGTCAGGTAGCTGAGGAAATTGCATCGAGTGCAGTCCGTGTCTTTTGGAGAGCGGCGGtagcagcggcagcagcggcagcggcagcagtCCGAGGGCGGCTCAGCGGGATGCGCTCTCCAGCGGAGCCGGGGTGGCCGGCGTGCCGGCGCGGGATGCAGCTGCCGAGCCCGTCTCGCTGGGGCTGCTGGCGATGGTGGCCACCCCGTCAGGCTGCCCCGGACCCGGCGGCAGCCCCACGCCGGTGGCGGGGGTGGCGGGGGCCGGCAGCCCTTGCAGAGTCTGCCCGCAGACGTGGTGGTGCTTCTCCCAATCCTTGTGCTGGCAGAAGGAGCCGCAGTAGCGGGCGGTGTTGCAGCCGCTGCAGGTCTCGCTTGCTTTGCGCCCGCAGTTCCAGCAGCTCTGCGGGGATGCGAAGCCAAATCTCAGCCCCGGATTGTGCACCCCTGGTCCTGGACCGTGCACCCCATCCTGAACCATGCACCCCTACCCTGGACCATGCATTCCCATCCCAGACCGTGCACCCGCATCCCGGACCATGCATCCCCATCCTAGACCTTGCACATCATCCTGGACCATGCACATCATCCCGGACCATGCACCCGCATCCCGGACCACACGCGCCACCCCAGACGGTGCACCCGCATCCTGGACAATGCACATCACCCTGGACCATGCACCCCATCCCGGACCATGCACCCCATCCCCAGCTCGGTGCAAgaaatctccttttcttcacGTCCCGTGGCGTTGCCACAGCCCCCTGGTACTCATGCTTGCATGCACAGACGCTGCAAACTTGATTGCAAAAGGAGCAAGTCCCAAACTCCCGTGCTGCCACcgaccccgtgtcccccccggcTCGTCCCCGCCGGCCCCCACCTCGCTCGAGTCCTCCTGCTGATTGATGACGGTCAGGGCATCCTCCGAAGCCTGGCGCTTGGCCTCGGCCAGGGCTCGCTCCATCTTGGCTCGCTCCGTCGTAATCAGCTCGTGGGCTTTCCGCTCGGCGTCCGACACGGCCTTCTGCAGCTCCGACATGGCCTGACGCTTCACCTCGTTCACAGCTTCTTCTGGAAGGAAGGTGGCTGAGCGTGGCACGGGGTGTGCCGGCCCCCCACCCCGGCTCCGCGCAtccccctctgcagcagcaccacgGGAGCACCAACCCCACGCCGCAAACCCACCCCgaccccctccagccctgctggcaCCCAACGCAGCGCAGGGAGGGAATAGGGCAGAGACCCTGCAAGTTCGGCACACCGATGAGCGCCGGTGCCTGCCCCGCACTCACCAGCCTTCCTCCAGATCTCCTCTGGCATATACCCAGAGAGGGGCCGTGGTGCGAACTCCCGGTGAGCGTCTGTGAAGGAGAGGGGGCGACGCTGTTAGGAGACGCCGTCCCCTTCGAACCCACCCGCCGGTGATGCCGGACCCCCGGGGGAACGGCACGGGCACCCCGGAGAGGGGCGCAGCCCCCCCGAACGCACCCCACGGCCCCGGGGGTCAATACCTAACTGGGGTGCCTCGGAGGCAGAGGAGCTGTTGtgggggcgggcggagggggggcTGCCTTTCTTCATGTCCTCGGCGTCGCTGTAGCGGCGGATCCAGTGGTTGAGCTCCTCGCGGTCGGCCTCCTGGCACCGCCGCAGCACCGTCAGCGACCGGCGTGTCTTCTCCACCATGTCCATGATGCAGTTCAGCAGCTGCGGGGGGACAGTgtcagggtgggggggggatCTGCCACAAGCCATTGGGGACTGCCGTACCcggcgctggggagggggatttgGGCTACGCCAGGCTGTGCCGGGGCCCACGTGCCGCTCCggctgtggggagcagaggatgcttgggaaaaaagccatggtggggatggagggcaAAGCGGGAGGGGGGCAAAGCACGCACGCCAGCCCCATGGGACCGCCGGGGGGGCATTACGTACGTTGTTGAGGTGTTTCCACTCCTCCGCCCACTCCCGGTCGGTGAGCCGGTGATCGATCACCTCCTCCTGCCGCGTCCCGTGCACCGCTGCAAGGCAAGCGCGGGGCGGGGGTCAgccccctgcagcacccctctccctgggtgggggtccccagcccctctgcccgcccccccagccccggcgcgTGGCGATGCCACCACTCACCGGCGGGCCGCTGGCGCTCGCGGAGCTCCCGGGGGTCGGGGTGGCGATAGGCGTCACGATAGTGGTGCGCCATGGCCATGTCCTCCAGGCGGTAGTGctgggccgggggggggccggcgggggggtGCCCCAGCCCGTTGGGCGGGTGGCTCAGCCCATTGCTGGGGCTGTAACGCTGCGCCGGGCTCATGGTGCACGGCCGCTTGCTGAGGTGCTCGGGGTGCAGAGGGTCTCGGTCCAAACCGTTCTCTTTGGTcctggggggaggagaggaggtcGGTCCCCACCGGGCACCAGCACCCACCGCCCCGGGGGGATGCGTCCCCGAAAAAATCACCCACGTGCACCCCCCGGCTCGCACCTGTCTGGCGTCCTCCTCTTGCCGCTCTCGCCC
This region includes:
- the CBFA2T3 gene encoding protein CBFA2T3 isoform X2 produces the protein MPDSPADVKTQSRSTPPSMPPPPPAVTQGATRHPSFTPNTMMNGSSHSPTAINGAPSTPNGFSNGPATSSTASLSTHQLPPACGARQLSKLKRFLTTLQQFGNDISPEIGERVRTLVLGLVNSTLTIEEFHAKLQEATNFPLRPFVIPFLKANLPLLQRELLHCARMAKQTPAQYLAQHEQLLLDANASSPIDSSELLLEVGESGKRRTPDRTKENGLDRDPLHPEHLSKRPCTMSPAQRYSPSNGLSHPPNGLGHPPAGPPPAQHYRLEDMAMAHHYRDAYRHPDPRELRERQRPAAVHGTRQEEVIDHRLTDREWAEEWKHLNNLLNCIMDMVEKTRRSLTVLRRCQEADREELNHWIRRYSDAEDMKKGSPPSARPHNSSSASEAPQLDAHREFAPRPLSGYMPEEIWRKAEEAVNEVKRQAMSELQKAVSDAERKAHELITTERAKMERALAEAKRQASEDALTVINQQEDSSESCWNCGRKASETCSGCNTARYCGSFCQHKDWEKHHHVCGQTLQGLPAPATPATGVGLPPGPGQPDGVATIASSPSETGSAAASRAGTPATPAPLESASR
- the CBFA2T3 gene encoding protein CBFA2T3 isoform X1 — its product is MPDSPADVKTQSRSTPPSMPPPPPAVTQGATRHPSFTPNTNRDAGPPTFLPRGRFHGCLKWSMVCLLMNGSSHSPTAINGAPSTPNGFSNGPATSSTASLSTHQLPPACGARQLSKLKRFLTTLQQFGNDISPEIGERVRTLVLGLVNSTLTIEEFHAKLQEATNFPLRPFVIPFLKANLPLLQRELLHCARMAKQTPAQYLAQHEQLLLDANASSPIDSSELLLEVGESGKRRTPDRTKENGLDRDPLHPEHLSKRPCTMSPAQRYSPSNGLSHPPNGLGHPPAGPPPAQHYRLEDMAMAHHYRDAYRHPDPRELRERQRPAAVHGTRQEEVIDHRLTDREWAEEWKHLNNLLNCIMDMVEKTRRSLTVLRRCQEADREELNHWIRRYSDAEDMKKGSPPSARPHNSSSASEAPQLDAHREFAPRPLSGYMPEEIWRKAEEAVNEVKRQAMSELQKAVSDAERKAHELITTERAKMERALAEAKRQASEDALTVINQQEDSSESCWNCGRKASETCSGCNTARYCGSFCQHKDWEKHHHVCGQTLQGLPAPATPATGVGLPPGPGQPDGVATIASSPSETGSAAASRAGTPATPAPLESASR